In Arcanobacterium wilhelmae, the following are encoded in one genomic region:
- a CDS encoding ABC transporter permease has product MLRYLLRRIANYVLLLFMATTMAYFIAGTQLNPRAKLIQERLSSGKNQTRAEIEASVDRLLNGYNINPNTSIFERYWNWLKNVVFHFDWGYAPDGSHVNTEIANRVPLSLQLVFLGFFIGIFVGVALGAYSAVKQYSAFDRVTTFIVMLLISTPSIVLAILLQMLTIKMNQTLGTDLSFSGPYSVPQPDGTFAALMDRLEHLLLPTIAMSLGGIAVYSRYQRNLMLDTLGADYVRTARAKGLRFAKAVRLHALRTSLIPVATYFAFGIAGLITGAAITEQIFGWQGMGIYAINTIQLMDINGTVSVVAFGGACTLTGALLSDMLIAAIDPRVRVG; this is encoded by the coding sequence ATGCTGAGATACCTTTTGCGGCGAATCGCGAATTACGTGTTGTTGCTGTTCATGGCAACAACGATGGCGTACTTCATCGCCGGCACACAGTTGAATCCACGAGCTAAGCTCATTCAGGAGCGTTTGTCGTCTGGAAAGAATCAGACGCGCGCTGAGATTGAGGCGTCGGTTGATCGTCTCCTCAACGGATACAACATCAACCCGAATACCTCTATTTTCGAGCGTTACTGGAACTGGCTCAAGAACGTTGTGTTCCATTTTGATTGGGGCTACGCTCCCGATGGTTCGCATGTGAATACGGAGATCGCAAACCGTGTGCCACTTTCGTTGCAGCTCGTCTTTCTCGGATTCTTCATCGGTATCTTCGTTGGCGTGGCACTCGGTGCGTATTCCGCGGTGAAGCAGTACTCGGCATTCGATCGCGTGACCACCTTTATCGTCATGCTCTTGATCTCGACTCCGAGTATCGTGTTGGCGATCCTCTTGCAGATGCTCACCATCAAAATGAACCAGACGCTCGGCACGGATCTGTCATTCTCGGGGCCATACTCCGTGCCTCAACCTGATGGCACTTTCGCAGCCCTCATGGATCGCCTTGAACACCTTTTGCTTCCCACGATTGCGATGTCCCTCGGCGGTATCGCTGTCTATTCGCGCTACCAGCGCAACCTCATGCTGGACACCCTCGGCGCGGATTATGTGCGCACGGCCCGTGCGAAGGGCCTGCGGTTCGCGAAGGCCGTTCGCCTTCACGCGCTTCGCACCTCCTTGATCCCGGTTGCTACCTACTTCGCGTTCGGCATTGCGGGCCTGATTACGGGTGCTGCTATTACCGAGCAGATTTTCGGCTGGCAAGGCATGGGTATCTACGCAATTAACACCATCCAGCTGATGGACATCAACGGAACGGTTTCCGTTGTGGCATTTGGCGGCGCGTGTACGCTCACGGGTGCACTGCTCTCCGACATGTTGATTGCAGCCATCGATCCGCGAGTGCGAGTGGGGTAA